AATAAATACTGTGTTTTTAATCCGTCATTTATTTCAATCGACTTTTCTTTTTCGTTATATTTTATTTTCATAGTTCTGTTTTTCAAATGTTTGCCAACGGTTCGGCTAAGCGTAGTGCGGAGGCAAGGAAACCTTTCGTTTCCGTCTGAGCACGAAGCTAAAGCTTATTGTTTTGATTTATTTTTTCTTGTCTAAAGCTAAATCCATAAGATTTAGCGACACCATAAATATACACAGACCTTTTGATTTAGCCCTAAAGTCCGCATTACGTTTAGGCATTGTTGTAATCAGTAGCGACACGCATGAGTAAGAACGAACGATTGTGTTTCCTTATTTTTTCCGCCCGAGTGAAGTCCATCTGCGCAACAGTTGCGTCTGATTGAAGTCCGTTCGCAATTATTTATTTTTTAATCATTTGTGGAATAAATTCGTCTTCTTGCCCAAATCTATATTCAATATTTTTTTCTCGAAAGAAAGTTAATATTTCTATTAGTTCAGTTTTATTAACTTGACTTTCTAAAGTAACATAAATCCAGTCCATTTCGTCAGCTTTGTTTTCCTGATTTGGGAGACTTGCAATGATTTCGGTTTTACAAGATTCAGAGGAATGGAATTTTAAGTCTTTCATCATTAGTCCGTCTTCTGAAAATAGAATGAAGTTGTTTATCATTCTTTCAGGTTTATAAACTGTTTTAAGAGTATCATTCTTAATTGACTGAATCCAAACATTAAACTTTTTTTGAAAAACTTGAAGTTCCGTGTTAGACGCTGCATCAGCTTGAACTTCGAAATTATTGTCATTTTGTCCAGACATTAGAAGAGGAATTTGAAAAAGAATAATAATAAATAAGAGTTTTCTTTTCATTTGGAGCTATTGATTACAACGGCTCGGCTATGCTTAGTGTGGGGCGGAAATCCAACGGATTTCCAGTCTCGCGCTAAGCTAAACCTTTGGGTTTCGCTTTTTCTTTTTTGTCCAAAGCTAAATCCCAAAGATTTAGCGATATTATAAATAGACACTGACTTTGGCTTAAAAATCTAAGCCCGCATTAAGTATAGTCATTGTTAGCTTTAGTTTTTTCGCACTTAATTTTTCTCAATTTTAGTTAACTTTAATTCAGACTTTCAATTGATTTTTTAAGTTTTCCCGTAAGAATACCAATATCTTCTGTTTTTCCAGTTAATTCTAATCTTAAATTATCGTCACGGTCAGATCCTTTTAAAAGAATAACCGCAATAGAAATATTTTGTTCAGGATCATTTTCCTTAAACATCTCTTCAATAGTTTTCCAGTCAAAGTTCTTTAACTCCTCCTTACTGTCTCCCTTAATTTCCAAACTCGTTAAAGCAGTTTTATTATTTTTCTTAGTTGCACTAATTTGTGTAAACGCAATAAATGCAAACACAATTAAAGTTAAAGTTCCGATTAGAATTTTTTTATTTTTCATATTAAATTGTTTTTTTATTATTAAAGCTAACGGTCTCGGCTATGAGTAGTTGCGTGGGTTAGCGGTTAACTTTGCAAGTACACACCAAGTTGGAAATTCCGCAGGAATTTCCAAAGTAGGCGAGAACAAGCAATTACTTATAGCCATTGTTGTATGCAGTTTTTATTTTAGATTCCTTTTTAATAATTCAAAGTTTTTTCGTTTTTCTTCAGAGATTACATTCTTAACCATCTTTGAATCGCACGCACCATATTTCACAAAGTTTTCTCTGCCTTCTCTCAAAGTTATATGATTAGGTCCGGAATGAATGTCAAGTTCATTAACGTCAATTCCGTCATCTTCCCAAAAACATATTGGACAAATTAAATAACTTCCTCTTTCTGGTAGACTAACATAATCACAGCAAGGACATTGATATTTAAGTTTTGAACTCTTTGGTTTATACCATTTCCATTTCATTTTTCTATTCTCCTTAATATTTTATTCAAACTGTTTTATCCACTCTCGCTGTTTTATTTCAGTCAATGAGTCTATTTCTTTTAAATATTCTACTTTCCAATCAGTTCCGTTTTTATTGGTCAAATACTTGTCAATTTCGGCGTTGTAAATTTCGATTCCATTTAATTCAGTTCCGCTCACTACACACCCAAATCCGACGTTGGTAAACCCGTATTTCTGACTTATTTTATCCATTTCAATTGGTGAAATCGTTAATTCTCCAACTAATATTTTTTGAGGTGAATTATTTGCAATATCCGATTTTGCTGTTAAGTAATTAAATCGGCTAAAAAAACCGTAATTCCACAATCCAATTCCGATTAGAATTAATATTATTCCACTAAATATTATCGTTTTTCGGTTCATTTCTCAAATTGCATACAACGTCAAAGCTATGAGTAGTGCGGAGGCAAGGAAACCTTTTCGTTTCCGTCTGCGTACTTAGCTGCAAAAAACGGGCATAGTATACCACCTACAGCGGATTAAAGTGATCATAGTGGAGCGGGTGAAAGTGAACCACTTGCGGCGGACGAAAGTGAACCACTAAAAATCGATTCTATTTGTAAAGCTTTAAATATCTTTTTATAAAAAGATATTATGGCCAACAAACAAATAGAAATGCGAAAAATAAAACAGATTTTCAAACTTTACAGTGAAGGAGTCAGTAAGCGTCAAATAAGCCTAATCACAGGGCTATCACGTAATACCATCACTAAATATATTGACTTTTTTAAGCGCTATGGGCTTACTAATTACGAAGTGTCTTCCATGACACTCGAGGAGCTGAACAGACTTTTTAAAACCGACCAAAAAGGTAAGAGCCAACAACTATTGACTCTAGAAACATACTTTCCTTATTTCGACAAAGAACTGCGCAAAACGGGTGTAACCAAAGAGCTACTCTGGCAAGAGTATGCTTCCAAACATCCAGATGGTTACAAACTTTCCCAGTTTAGATATTGGTACCGGGAGTGGGCTAAAGAAGTGTCTCCAGTGATGCATTTTACACACAAAGCTGGCGATAAACTTTTTATTGATTTTACAGGTAAGAAGCTTTCCATCGTAGACCGTTACACAGGTGAGATACAAGATTTAGAAGTCTTTGTTTGTGTATTGGGAAGTAGCCAATATACGTATGTTGAGGCTTGTGAGAGCCAAAAGAAAGAAGACTTTATAGCTTGTGTAGAAAATGCACTTTGGTTTTATGGCGGTGTACCACAAGCTTTAGTGCCCGATAACTTGAGGGCAGCAGTTACTAAAAGTAGTCGTTACGAACCGAAAGTAAATGAGACTTTTATAGATTTTGCTGAGCATTATGAAACGGCAGTACTTCCAACTAGAGCCTACAGACCTAGAGATAAAGCCATCGTCGAAAATGCTGTACGTATCATATATACACGTGTCTTTGCGCCATTGCGTAACCAAACGATCCATACTAAAGCTGCACTGAATAAGGCTATATTAGAACTTCTTAAAACCCATAACAGCACCTCTTTTAGGGGGCGTGAATATTCTCGCTATTCGTTATTTGAAGAGATTGAAAAGCATCAGCTCAGACCATTGCCAGCAAAACGCTATGAGATTAAACGCTACGCTAATGCAACGGTTCATAAAAACAGCCATATTTATTTTAGTAAGGACAAACACTATTATAGTCTGCCCTATCAGCATATAGGCAAGCGTATCAAAATGGTTTACTCAGATAGCGCAGTAGAGATTTACTACCAGCAGGAACTGCTTACGGTACATCCAAGAAACAAGCAAAAATATGGGTATAGCACGATAAAGGAACACATGCCTTCCCATCACCGCTTTATCAGCGAGTGGAGCAGTGAAAAATTCATTACCTGGGCAGAGCAAGTTGGTAATAATTGTAAGGTGTTAATCATTAACATATTAGAAAAGAAACAACACCCTGAGCAATCCTACAAATCGTGTTTAGGCATATTGCACCTTACTAAAAAGGTAGGCAATACACGGCTAGATAATGCCTGTAAGCGAGCATTAGACTATGGAGCGCATAACTACAATATTGTAGAGCGTATCCTTAAAAACGGCTGGGACACTTTAGATGAAGATATCGAAGATCAACCAGATATCCCAAACCATAGCAATATTAGAGGGAGCCATTATTACAAATAAATTTAAACCAAAAACAATGAATAAACAGACATTAGAACACATGAAACAACTAAGGCTATACGGCATGTACAGAGCCTTTGACAGCAGTTTATCACCACAAAGTATAAACTACACAAATGATGAACTCATCGCATATCTGCTCCAAAGCGAATGGGATGACCGCCAAAACAGAAAGATAGAACGGTTAACAAAAGCGGCACGTTTTAGATATAGTGCTGTTATGGAAGCTATCGATTTTGATGCTTCAAGACAGCTAGATAAAAATCAAATACAACGCTTTGCTAGCTGTGAGTTTATAAAGCAAAAACAGAATATCCTTATCACAGGAAGTACAGGTGCTGGAAAAAGCTATATAGCATCAGCTATTGGTCATCAGGCGTGTTCATTGGGATATAAAGTCATGTATTATAACACGAATAAACTTTTTACCATGCTTAAAACATCAAAAGCAGATGGCTCTTATTTAAAACAAATCAATAAACTAGAAAAACAAGACCTACTGATTATAGATGACTTTGGACTCAAAGCTTTAGATGCTATAAATAGGCACTCTTTTATGGAAATTATTGAAGATAGACACGGAGAACACAGTATTATTATAGCTTCACAATTACCAGTAGAAGCATGGCATGAAATTATAGGAGAACAAACCATCGCAGATGCCATTTTAGACCGCCTTGTACATAATGCACACAGAATACATATTAAAGGAGAATCGATGCGTAAAAAAATGAAAAATAAAGACTAAATTTAACCACAAATGAATCGATTTTGAGCACTTACTTTGCTATGCTCACTTTCATCCGCCGCAAGTGGTTCAATTTGACCGCCCTATCCAAGTATATAATTACAAAACCAAAAAATCCTAATGCTGCAATTAAAATTCCATAACCGTTTACTAAATTGAAAATTAGTATCGACAAACTTGTAATTAAGAGTCCATAGAACGCCCATTTTTTCCAATTCAAAATCATTATTGTAAACGTAATATCAGATAACCCAATAAGTAAAAGAAAAATATTGTCAAAATCAGGTCCAGAAAATACAGATTGGAAATCATCCTTTAATAAATAAATTCCAATACCCAAAGTCAGATATAGATATATTGTTAAAACGATATTCCTCTTTTGGAAGTTTTTTTGATTTATTAATATCATAAATTAATGTAAATTTTAAGCGATTCTTGGGACATTGTACACAACGTTGTTGTATAAGATTAGTGGCTTGTTTTAAGCACATAATTTAGCAAATAAACACTAGATAGAAAATCCGCGAGGATTTTCTTAAGTAGGCGAGAACTAGCCATTAATTTTATACGGTGTTGTACAACGTTATTTTATTTTTTTTATAATTCCGAAATCAGTTTTTTCTTCAAAGTTTGCTTTCGATTTATACACATAACTTCCATCGTCAAGGACACCAATAATTTCCACGTCAATTTCCTTTCCAATTAAATGTTTTAAGCGTGGTTCGGTCATTTTTTTATATGTCAAAACATAATGACAATCCGAAATCCATTTTATGTAATAAATCTGTTTTCCGTCTTTGAATATTTCTCTTTGAACTTTTCTTTTCCTTTTAATTTTGGTGTCCTTATAAAGAACGTGCTTATATTCGTAAATTCCAGTTTTGAATTCTTCGCAAGCTTTACATTCCTCTTCGTTAAGACTTTTACTTTCATATTTATCATTTATGAATTCAAATGTCGAATCGTAACAATTATTTTTTAGTTTACTATCAGAATAATATTGCACTCCGAGAAGATATTGTCGAAGTTGTTCAATATTATAATCATTTTCATATGTAGTTTTGTCCGAAACAATTGTTACTTCACTAATTTTCGCTTCATCATTCACACAGAAATTTACAGTAACATATTCTACACTTTTTACGTCTTCGACAAAGAATTTTTTCTGCACCTGTCCGAATGTGTTTGAGAAAACTAAAAGTGCTGTAAATAATGTTATTTTGTTCAAATTTTATGGTTTTTGGTAATGTTGTACAACGGTTCGGCTATGGCAAGTAGGGCTGGCAAGGAAACTTTTAGTTTCCGTCTGCGCTGGTAGCCAAAGCTTTTTGTTTTGTTTTTATCTTTTTCATTTTAAAAGCCAAATCCAAAAGATTTGGCGGTTTTGGCAAATACGCCTAAGCCATTAAATTTAGCACTTTGTGCCCTATTTGCTATAGGTATTGTTGGCATTAGTATTTTATTTCCGTTGTTGTTTTCATTTTTGGTATTACCTTTTCGGTAAGTAGTTTTCTATGAGAAATTGAATCCACAACAAATTGAAATTTATATTCTTTCTCTCGATATGAGAATTCTACATAATTATCACCACCATAACTCCTAGTTGGGTCTCCATCGGAAATTAGGTTAATTAAACGGCCTTTATGATCATAGCCACTAAATCTCAAATTTTTGATTTCAATCAAGTTAAATTTTCTTGCGTAATTTATAGTTATTTCATTTTCATCAAAGGTTATAAATCCCTTAATAATTCTATTATTTCCGTTTTTATCAACAAAACCATAAAATGTTCCAATCAAGAGGCAGATTAAAAAACCATACATCATATATTTCACCAATTGATAATCCAATAGAATAATATTTGTATAGTTTTTCAAAATCCAGTTAAAGAATAAAAAAAGAAAAAGTCCAGCACCACCGATGTAATAGAATTTTTCTGAAATACCAATGTCGTACTTGGCTATTTTTTTATCTAAAACTAAATCGAATGAAAGCTTTTCCATATTAATGCCAACGTCACGGCTATGGCAAGTAGGGCAGGCAAGGAAACTTTTCGTATCCGTCTGCGCTGGTAGCCAAAGCTTTTTGTTTTGTTTTTATCTTTTTCATTTTAAAAGCCAAATCCAAAAGATTTGGCGGATTTAGTAAACAAGCACAGGCCTTTAAATAAAGCACTTAATGCCCTATTTGCTATAGGTATTGTTAGCCATAGTTATTTATTGAATTCCACAAATTTGGTCATTATTCTATTATTCATTTTTTTGGCCTTTTCGATAGACTCATTTCCATTCAAGTCCAAGTAATAACCTGCATAAACAAGATGATTTTTTATAACAATCAAATTAAAAACGAAAACAACTATATAATCGTGATAATCTGAATATGGCTTTACAAATTTGACTGCTGAAAGAATATCGGGATGTGGTCTATATTCTTCTATTATAATTGATTTTTCGGAATGTAAGAACGTTGTGTCTGAATAAACCTTGCTCAATGCAATATCCCTTTCAAAATTTTCGAGAGACTTTTTCTTTTTTTGAATCCTGAATATTCTCTCCAAATCTTTTCCCGTCAGTTTCCATTTCTGCTCATTCACATTAACCATAAAAACAGCATAGTCCTCAAAGTCAATTATGTCAAGGCTGTCTTTTTTTGAATAAGTATTATTATTCAAATAGACTCCAACAGTTTTTATTTTTTCGAACATAGAAAAACTGTCAAAGTAATCTTTAACTTCTGTTTCTGAATAACATTCTGTCCATTCTCCAAATTTCGGAAAGTCAAATTCTATAAATTCAATGTCATTTTTTTCGTCCGAATAATAATC
The sequence above is drawn from the Cellulophaga sp. Hel_I_12 genome and encodes:
- a CDS encoding CPCC family cysteine-rich protein, encoding MKWKWYKPKSSKLKYQCPCCDYVSLPERGSYLICPICFWEDDGIDVNELDIHSGPNHITLREGRENFVKYGACDSKMVKNVISEEKRKNFELLKRNLK
- the istA gene encoding IS21 family transposase, whose product is MANKQIEMRKIKQIFKLYSEGVSKRQISLITGLSRNTITKYIDFFKRYGLTNYEVSSMTLEELNRLFKTDQKGKSQQLLTLETYFPYFDKELRKTGVTKELLWQEYASKHPDGYKLSQFRYWYREWAKEVSPVMHFTHKAGDKLFIDFTGKKLSIVDRYTGEIQDLEVFVCVLGSSQYTYVEACESQKKEDFIACVENALWFYGGVPQALVPDNLRAAVTKSSRYEPKVNETFIDFAEHYETAVLPTRAYRPRDKAIVENAVRIIYTRVFAPLRNQTIHTKAALNKAILELLKTHNSTSFRGREYSRYSLFEEIEKHQLRPLPAKRYEIKRYANATVHKNSHIYFSKDKHYYSLPYQHIGKRIKMVYSDSAVEIYYQQELLTVHPRNKQKYGYSTIKEHMPSHHRFISEWSSEKFITWAEQVGNNCKVLIINILEKKQHPEQSYKSCLGILHLTKKVGNTRLDNACKRALDYGAHNYNIVERILKNGWDTLDEDIEDQPDIPNHSNIRGSHYYK
- the istB gene encoding IS21-like element helper ATPase IstB, coding for MNKQTLEHMKQLRLYGMYRAFDSSLSPQSINYTNDELIAYLLQSEWDDRQNRKIERLTKAARFRYSAVMEAIDFDASRQLDKNQIQRFASCEFIKQKQNILITGSTGAGKSYIASAIGHQACSLGYKVMYYNTNKLFTMLKTSKADGSYLKQINKLEKQDLLIIDDFGLKALDAINRHSFMEIIEDRHGEHSIIIASQLPVEAWHEIIGEQTIADAILDRLVHNAHRIHIKGESMRKKMKNKD